Proteins from a genomic interval of Rattus norvegicus strain BN/NHsdMcwi chromosome 2, GRCr8, whole genome shotgun sequence:
- the Cxxc4 gene encoding CXXC-type zinc finger protein 4 produces the protein MNTNVCVEPGPSPEAPGLPKESHLPEGALNSLVDYNSEMERYRSFATSFYKTNGGAFPQAAKIARITTPIFPSSAAAAAAAARIGMSPWNCDNAATAAATAMLWGSGGGGGGGGGGGGGGGAGRKSSSAAASSSASSSAILPAAGGGGGGGGSGSGGGGGGGGGRTSMHHRNDSQRLGKAGCPPEPSLQMANTNFLSTLSPEHCRPLAGECMNKLKCGAAEAEIMNLPERVGTFSAIPALGGISLPPGVIVMTALHSPAAASAAVTDSAFQIANLADCPQNHSSSSSSSSGGAGGANPAKKKRKRCGVCVPCKRLINCGVCSSCRNRKTGHQICKFRKCEELKKKPGTSLERTPVPSAEAFRWFF, from the coding sequence ATGAACACCAATGTCTGCGTGGAGCCGGGGCCGAGCCCGGAGGCCCCGGGCTTGCCCAAGGAGAGCCACCTGCCCGAGGGGGCCCTGAACAGCCTTGTGGATTACAACTCTGAGATGGAGCGCTATCGCTCTTTTGCCACCTCCTTCTACAAGACCAACGGGGGCGCCTTCCCGCAGGCAGCCAAGATCGCGCGCATCACCACCCCCATCTTCCCCAGcagcgccgccgccgccgcggctGCTGCGCGCATCGGCATGTCCCCGTGGAACTGCGACAACGCggccaccgccgccgccaccgcgaTGCTCTGGGGCAGCGGGGGCGGCGGCGGAGgcggtgggggcgggggtgggggcggcGGAGCCGGCAGGAAATCCTCCTcggccgccgcctcctcctccgcctcctcctcggCGATCCTCCCCGCCGccggcggtggcggtggcggcggcggcagtggcagcggcggcggcggcggcggtggcggcggcagGACCAGCATGCACCACCGGAACGACTCCCAGCGTCTGGGGAAGGCTGGCTGTCCGCCAGAGCCGTCGTTGCAAATGGCAAATACTAATTTCCTCTCCACCTTATCCCCCGAACACTGCAGACCTTTGGCGGGGGAATGCATGAACAAGCTCAAATGCGGCGCTGCTGAAGCAGAGATAATGAATCTCCCCGAGCGGGTGGGGACTTTTTCCGCTATCCCGGCTTTAGGGGGCATCTCATTACCTCCAGGGGTCATCGTCATGACAGCCCTTCACTCCCCCGCAGCAGCCTCAGCAGCCGTCACAGACAGTGCGTTTCAAATTGCCAATCTGGCAGACTGCCCGCAGaatcattcctcctcctcctcgtcctcctcgggGGGAGCTGGCGGAGCCAACCcggccaagaagaagaggaaaaggtgtGGGGTCTGCGTGCCCTGCAAGAGGCTCATCAACTGTGGCGTCTGCAGCAGTTGCAGGAACCGCAAAACGGGACACCAGATCTGCAAATTTAGAAAATGTGAAGAGCTAAAGAAAAAACCTGGCACTTCGCTAGAG
- the Cxxc4 gene encoding CXXC-type zinc finger protein 4 isoform X1, with the protein MNTNVCVEPGPSPEAPGLPKESHLPEGALNSLVDYNSEMERYRSFATSFYKTNGGAFPQAAKIARITTPIFPSSAAAAAAAARIGMSPWNCDNAATAAATAMLWGSGGGGGGGGGGGGGGGAGRKSSSAAASSSASSSAILPAAGGGGGGGGSGSGGGGGGGGGRTSMHHRNDSQRLGKAGCPPEPSLQMANTNFLSTLSPEHCRPLAGECMNKLKCGAAEAEIMNLPERVGTFSAIPALGGISLPPGVIVMTALHSPAAASAAVTDSAFQIANLADCPQNHSSSSSSSSGGAGGANPAKKKRKRCGVCVPCKRLINCGVCSSCRNRKTGHQICKFRKCEELKKKPGTSLEVRGDDFLFPSLAPSLLTPLPSPPQGFLSGFKTQHPLF; encoded by the coding sequence ATGAACACCAATGTCTGCGTGGAGCCGGGGCCGAGCCCGGAGGCCCCGGGCTTGCCCAAGGAGAGCCACCTGCCCGAGGGGGCCCTGAACAGCCTTGTGGATTACAACTCTGAGATGGAGCGCTATCGCTCTTTTGCCACCTCCTTCTACAAGACCAACGGGGGCGCCTTCCCGCAGGCAGCCAAGATCGCGCGCATCACCACCCCCATCTTCCCCAGcagcgccgccgccgccgcggctGCTGCGCGCATCGGCATGTCCCCGTGGAACTGCGACAACGCggccaccgccgccgccaccgcgaTGCTCTGGGGCAGCGGGGGCGGCGGCGGAGgcggtgggggcgggggtgggggcggcGGAGCCGGCAGGAAATCCTCCTcggccgccgcctcctcctccgcctcctcctcggCGATCCTCCCCGCCGccggcggtggcggtggcggcggcggcagtggcagcggcggcggcggcggcggtggcggcggcagGACCAGCATGCACCACCGGAACGACTCCCAGCGTCTGGGGAAGGCTGGCTGTCCGCCAGAGCCGTCGTTGCAAATGGCAAATACTAATTTCCTCTCCACCTTATCCCCCGAACACTGCAGACCTTTGGCGGGGGAATGCATGAACAAGCTCAAATGCGGCGCTGCTGAAGCAGAGATAATGAATCTCCCCGAGCGGGTGGGGACTTTTTCCGCTATCCCGGCTTTAGGGGGCATCTCATTACCTCCAGGGGTCATCGTCATGACAGCCCTTCACTCCCCCGCAGCAGCCTCAGCAGCCGTCACAGACAGTGCGTTTCAAATTGCCAATCTGGCAGACTGCCCGCAGaatcattcctcctcctcctcgtcctcctcgggGGGAGCTGGCGGAGCCAACCcggccaagaagaagaggaaaaggtgtGGGGTCTGCGTGCCCTGCAAGAGGCTCATCAACTGTGGCGTCTGCAGCAGTTGCAGGAACCGCAAAACGGGACACCAGATCTGCAAATTTAGAAAATGTGAAGAGCTAAAGAAAAAACCTGGCACTTCGCTAGAGGTCAGAGGAGATGATTTCTTGTTTCCCAGTCttgccccctccctcctcaccccccTGCCCTCTCCCCCACAGGGTTTCTTGTCTGGATTCAAGACGCAGCATCCCCTTTTCTGA